GGCGTGAATCGTGCAAGCAGAATATTGACAATCATACCAAACAGCATGATCATCGCTGTCTCTGTACCAAATGATTCCTGTGCAAGCGCGACGATCGCTTCATTGTTCGGGATCACCCCGTTGACAGCGAAGGCTTCGTCGAACATGCTGCTGAACTGGTCCAGGGACTGGACGAGTACATTCGCCCCAGCCCCAAGGATGACGAAGCCCATTACCGTTTTAAGAGTTCCGGAGACGACGTCTCCGGAATTTTTGCGTTGCACAAGGAGTCCGATTAAGGCGAATAGACCGACCAGGATCGCAGGGGTACCTAAGATATCCTTCATTATTAAATCAATCATATTTAACGCTCCTTTTGTTTTTTAGTGGATTACAAATTTTGTTCTAAGGCTTCACGAAGCTCGTTTTTATCCATCAAATTCTTCAGTTTTACGACATTTTTATTGCCATCTTCCAGATTTCCGACAATATCCTCTGACCCCAAGTAGAGATCGGCTTGTTCAGACTTGGCGGAAGTTAAATCCGTGTGGGAAACGTCCGCTTCTTTCCCCATTTCCTTAAGTGCTGCTTTCACGTTCATTTCTACAATCATGCTGCTGCCTAAACCATTTCCACATACGATTAATACTTTTTTCATAATAGTTTCCTCCTCAAATTTTTTAAACTTCGACGGATTGATTGATTAAATCAATAACAGTTTTACTATCACTTGCTGAAATTAACTTCTCGACATTGTCTTCCTCCGATAACAATTCCGTGAGCTGGGCTAACGCTTTTAGATGGGTTTGATTATCAATCGCCGCTAGTACGATGATTAACTGAGCGCGATGTTTCTCTTTTTCGGAGAAATAAACCGGTTCTTTCAATCGTAAGAAACTCATTCCCAGCTGTTCGACCCCTGTTTCTGGGCGCGCATGGGGGATAGCGATTCCTGGGGCGATGACAATATAAGGTCCTAACTCGTTTACATTATCAATCATTGCCTGAACGTAATGCGGTTTAATCGATTGCTGGTCGATCAGTGGCTGAGCCGCCACTCTGATGGCTTCCTCCCAGCTTTGTACATTGTCTTTAAATTGGATCGTTTGATCCGTTAGTAATTCATTGAGCATAGGCTTTTTGAGCTCCTTTGTTCGCGGGTTATTTTTTTCTAAAAGGTGAACCAATTCTCTTTTCAGTTCGTCTTTTTGATGGATCGTCGCATGGCGTTCGATCACATCCATCAGGTGATCGATAGAATTCTTTTCTGGCGGCTTCGAATCGAAAAGCTCATTCATCCGTTGTATGACCCGTTCCTTCTCGATGTCAGTTAAGATGGCCGGAACGTGGATGACGGGAATGTCTTTCGGTTTGATATAATTCGTTGAAAAGATCACGTCCACCTGATGTTCATTGTTTTGATATTCTCTCATCGACAGGGTGGTGATGACATTCAAGCCGGCAATCAAGTTTTCTAATTGGGTCCGTAACATGTTGGAGGTCCCGATCCCATTCTCACAAACGATGATGGCTCTGAGCTTTGTTTCGACATGCTTTTTCTCTTTTGTCAGCCAGCCTCCGAAGTGTAAGGTAATGTAAGCCACTTCTTCATCAGGAATCGTCTTCCCAACATACAGCTCCAGGTGCCTCATCACCCCTTTCGTCAAATGGAAAATGTCTGGATAGGTTTCTTGAATGGTATCAGCTAAGTCATTCGCGATTTGCACCCCATACTTCAGCCGATAATATGTTGGCTTGATATGAGAAATCAGGTTTTCCTCAAGTCCTTCCTTATCATCAAACACCACAAAAGCAGAAAGTTGAAAATCAGCAATCATCTGTTGAACGACTTCTTTCAGCCCCGACAGCTCTCGATCGGAATAACGGCTGAAGTCATCCTGTTGGACTTTAGAACCCAACAGATTCATGGTAATAAAGCAAACCTCATCCTCTGGGAAAGCAACCCCCCATAAGTTTTCAAGCTTATTCGTGATGAGTAAGGAAGCCTGGTAAGCTTCTGTTTGCTGCAATACCTGCTTCTCTTCTGGCTCAACCAGGATATACTTCTGTAACTTGATTCGCTTCATAATCATTAAGATCTGTAAGGAAAGGATCTCAACCATTTCATCTGTCAAAGTCAATCCTAATTCTTTTTCAGCTTCAAAAAGAAGGTTTCTCACAGAGCGCCGCTGATCGGTCTCCTGTGACCAAGTATCGGCTTCCGGCAGGATCATCTTATGAACCTCATTCCTGACGTTGTGCCAAGCCGGATGTGAGATGATGGTCGCCAGGATATTGGAAAGCATCGTTCTTTTTGCATCCTCAGAACCATTCAAGCGGTATCCTGAGCCTTTTTGGTAGTACAAATACAGACCAGCTTCCTTGAACTCTTGCTTGATAGACTTAATGGATTTGGCGAGCGTTCCCCGGCTCATGCTTGTCAGGTCCATAAACCTCTGCATCGATGCATCATGTTCTTCTAATAGAATTTTTGCTTTAATCAGAATTTCGCGTTCCTGCTTTGATAATTGGTACTGCCAATCTTCAAAACTCTGATCCTGCTGAATCATCAGTTTCTCTTTCGATGAATCAGGCAAAAGCAATCCCTTGCCATGTATACTTTCAATTGGTTCCAGGTTCTGAGTCCTTAACCAACTATTAATCTGATCGAGATCGTAATAAATCGTGCGTTGCGATACATTCATTTTGGCAACAAGATCTTTTGCCGGGACCGGATCAGTTGATTGTTGAATGATGGATAATAAGTGTGCACGTCTTTTATCCAGTACCATGAGGATCCCCCTTGTCTTCTATCTCTTAAGGTGTCAGTTTTTGCATAATTGAACAGGTAGTAATTCGATGATCATCTTATGGCTTTATTATATAGGCTTTTTATCAGTTTTGAAAGGGTTTTCAGTGTGTAGAGTTTGTATATCGGTTTTTTGCAAAAATGAACAGTTGAGTTTGATGTGTACCTGGTACCGAGTCAGCCTTTCTCGGTACCAGGTACCAAGAGAAAAAAGAAAAAAAGTTCATTGAGGGCTATATATCCAGAAGCTGCTGTAAAAGAAGGAGGGAGGAATAAAGTAACCGCCTTTTAGTTACTCCATAAAAGGGGCAGCTAACTGCAACAATTTATTATAGAAGGAATTTAACTTCTTCGAAGAGAATATGGAAGATAAGTTATAAAAAGCAGGAGGACCCGTTGATGGATTGTAAAAAGGTTAACAAAGTCTTTAGAGTTGTAGGCATAAAAGGTAGTGGGAATTTTTGTGAGTTGGGTAAAGAGGTTCCAAAACTTGCCCAACAATTTATAGCTCGTAAAGATGAAATTAAGAATCATTGCAACACCGAAATAGCACTCTTTGAGCCTAAAAGAGATGCTGGTCATAAAACAGGGCACTATTATGTAGGGTTAATTGTTAATGAAACTCTAAGAGAGGTTCCTTTTGGAATGGAATATATCGAAAAGGCTCAAGATTATGTATCGACAAGGGGAAATATAAATAATCTCGATAGCCTGCATAATCATTTATTAAAATGGGCAGAGGGACAGGGATATAAAAGAGATCTAGAATCTTATATCATTGAAACCTATCATCCAATGGTAAATGGGGAAGAAGTAGAGATTTACTTACCGATCTATAATTAATAATTACTAAAAATGAATCATTCATTTTATCTTGATCGCCTCTTCAAAATGATGAATTCAAGATACCTTCATAAATACCAATACTATAATAAAGGATTCATAACTTTTATGTTTAATTATGGAAGAGTATGGTTAGTACGAAAATTTGGAAACAGAAGTCGACTTAAGCGCCAAATTATGGAGTAAAGGAAAATGTTCAGCATTCATATGTGATAAACTTTAAAAATTGACTTAGTGAAAGTACGTCAAAAAGGAGGGTTTAATCATGTTAGATTCATCAAGAAATAAGAGAACAGATTCTGTCTCAAGAGTGATTAAGGCATCATCGCAAGCCATTTATCAGGCATTCATAAACCCAGAAGCATTAGTGTCGTGGCTTCCCCCGAAAGGAATGTCGGGTCATATTGACTTGTTTGATCCCCGCGAAGGCGGAACTTATCGAGTGACCCTCACGTACGAAACGGATCACTCAAACCCAAACCCTGGTAAGACTTCGGGAAACACTGACGTAGCCCAAGGGAAGTTTTTAGAGTTGGTTCCAGACAAGCGAATTGTACAATCAGTAAAATTTGATTCTGAGGATCCATCGTTTTCAGGTGAAATGACGCAGAAATGGCTATTGGAGCCCATTTCAGAAGGCACAAAAGTCACTATCGTTTGTGAGAACGTACCTGAAGGAATACGTAAGGAAGATCACCACACAGGTTTAATGTCCACATTGGAGAATCTCGCTATCTTTACCGAACGATAAATTATTTTTGATGTCTGTATAAATAAACGAACTTAAGGCTTCCTGTGCTGACTAAAAGCTCACAGGAAGTTTTTTAATCCAAATAAGAAAATCCATAATTAATAAAATTATTAATCATCACAGCCATTTCTTTCGGCGGCTGATCCATGTTATTTGCGAGCCAATCCTTAATCACATGAATCGCTCCGCTGATCACAAAGGAACTTAAATACTTCGATTCTTCCCTCTTCAAATAGTTCTCACTCAACCAATTGTTCACCATAAATCCGCGGGTCAATTCCATCATTCGTTTTTCAAAGGTAGGGGCTGCATCCTTGTTCAGCAAGGTTTGGAACATGAATTTGTTTTCGATAATGTATTCCAGGATCTTCTCGGTCATCTGGATAGATTCTTCCTCAATTTCGTAGCTGTAGCTGTTCAAGTATTTGTTCATATCCTCTGTGATTTCTTCTTCAATTTTATCCAATAGATCGAAATGGTCGGAATAATGAGTGTAGAAAGTCGAGCGGTTGATATCTGCGATTTCACAGACTTCTTTTACCGTAATCTCTGAAATTGATTTTTGGGCGAGCAGGGTAATCAGGCTTTCTTTCAAGACTTTTCGCGTATATTTTTTACGTCGGTCTAATTTCTCGCTCATCTCTAAAGGCTCCTTTTGTTAAATTTGTGTGACAATCCAACACAAACGCAGCATTATGTTGGGAAACTGACGGAATTTGTGAAACTGTTTGTTGAATATCCGACACAGTGTCAAATACAATATTAGAGTGTGTGAAAGGTGTATGCAAGAGAGGATGACGTCTTATCGGTCTGTCAGCACGAATGATTAAACATAAAAAAAGCATTGTTTTTACATTTCTTATCATCACGTTGATCAGTGCGGTTGCGCAATTTGGCGTATCGGTCAATCACAATATGGTTGATTACCTCCCGGAAGAGGCGCCCTCCATAAAGGCGATGGATTTGATGGAGGAAGAGTTTGATACACCAATGGAGAATGCGCGAGTGATGGTAGAGGATGTCTCGATAACCGAGGCATTAACCTATAAAGAAGAACTGGAGGCCATCGACGGGGTGAGCGAAGTTACCTGGCTCGATGATGTCGTTGATTTAAAAGTGCCTCTTGAGATGGCTGATCAGGATATACTTAAATCCTATTATCAAAAGGAGTCTGCATTATTCTCTTTGAACATAGAAGAAGGATATGAAGTGGAAGCAACCGATGAGATTTATAAACTGATCGGAAAAGAAGATGCGCTTGCAGGTGAAGCCTTAAATACAGCTGTTTCACAAAAGATGGCTGGCAGCGAATCGTTATATGCCGGCGCCTTATTAGTTCCGATCATTATTTTGATTTTGCTTTTATCGACGAATTCGTGGATTGAACCCGTGTTCTTTTTAACAGCGATTGGGGTTTCTGTCCTGATCAATTTAGGGACGAACATCTTTATTGGAGAAGTCTCCTTTGTGACACAGTCGGTGGCGCCAATCCTGCAGCTGGCGGTGTCGCTGGACTATGCGATCTTCCTGCTGCATAGCTTTTCCGATTACCGCAAAGAGACGGAAAACCCTGGGGAAGCCATGCAGCTAGCAATGAAACGCTCATTCCCGGCGATCGCAGCCAGTGCATCGACCACATTCTTCGGTTTTACCGCACTGACATTCATGGATTTCGGCATCGGTGCTGACTTAGGTCTGAACCTGTTAAAAGGAATCCTGCTGAGCTTCCTCAGTGTTATGGTCTTATTGCCTGCATTGACACTGATGTTTTATCACTGGATTGATCGTACACAGCACCGGCCATTTGTGCCGGCGTTTAAAAATATCGGTAAGAATGTACTTAAATCCAGATTTCCAAGTTTAGTCTTAGTACTGCTTCTGATTGTCCCTGCTTTCCTTGCGCAAAGTCATACAACTTTCATCTATGGATTTGGGGAACATCCAAAGGACACACGAGCGGCTCAGGATGAAGCGGCCATTGAGGAAGCATTCGGGAAAAACATGCCGATGGTGCTGCTTGTACCTGAAGGGGACAGAGGCAAAGAGGAAGAACTCGTACAGGATTTAGAAGACCTTTCTCAAGTTTCAAGTGTCATTTCTTATGTCAATATGGTCAGCACAGCTGTTCCGCCTGCTTATTTAGAAAAAGAAATGACAGAGCCATTCTATTCCGATAACTACGCACGCATGACCCTTTTCACAGAGACAGATGCGGAAGGGGAAGCGGCCTTTTCTCTGATTGAAAAAGTTCAGGATACAGCTGACTCGTATTATGAAGAAACCCATTTGCTCGGTGAGAGTGTCACGTTGTTTGATATAAGAAATGTCGTCCAGGAAGATAATAAGTTAGTGAATGGGCTGACGATCATCACGATTGCGATCGTGCTTTTGATCACGTTCCGCTCGCTATCGATCCCTGTGGTCTTGTTATTGACTATCCAGGCTTCCGTATGGTTCAACTTGGCGGTCCCATACTTTACGGACACGCCTCTCGTTTATATCGGCTATCTGCTCATCAGCACGATCCAGCTGGCCGCTACCGTCGACTACGGCATCTTATTTACGGAAAACTACAATTACCTGAGGAAAGAAATGCCGGCAATAAAGGCGGTCAAGAAAACGATTGATGACAAGATTTTTGCGATTTTCATATCGGCTTCCATATTATCCAGTGTCGGGTTTATCTTAGGACTTACATCGTCGAACCCGATCGTGTCTTCCATCGGTTTATTGTTAGGCCGGGGAGCGCTGCTTGCGTTCGTCATGGTTGTGTTCGTCCTGCCTGCGCTGTTACTTGTATTTGATAAGGTGATTGAAAAAACAACATGGAAACCTAATTTTTATAAGGGGAAATGATGATGAAATATAAACGTATAACTGCTCTGTTCATGGCATTTCTTCTTGTGATGCCGGCCTTTCTCGTATCGGCTGAACAAAATAAATCCTCAGAAGAGAAAACTCCCGGGGGAGAAGGGTCTTACTCTGAGAAGCATGAAGTCGTGTATGCCACATTGAATGCGTCCGGGAATCAGGAAGAAATGTATGGCGTCAACAACTTCAGCATTGAGGAACCTGGGAAAATCGTCGATCATGGATCTTATACCAGTGTGCAAAATCTGACGGATTTAACCGATATCGATCAAAACGATAACCGTGTGGAATTGACGGCGAAAGAAGATGAGTTTTATTATCAGGGAAACCTTGAAGACACGCCGCTTCCATGGAATATAGATGTTTCTTATAAATTAGATGGTGAAGAATTACAGCCTGAAGAACTGCTCGGCAAGGACGGAGAGTTTGAGATCCAGATTGATACAGAAAAAAATGAAGATGCCGACCCAGCCTTTTTCGAAAATTATCTGATGCAGATTACTCTCACATTGGATTCCAAGCTGTATGAAAACATTGAAGCTCCAGATGGAACAGTCGCTAATGCAGGGAAGAACCGCCAAGTGACATTTACCGCCATGCCTGAAAAAGAAGGAAGTTTTACTTTAAGTGCGGATGTCACTGATCTCGAAATGGAAAGCATTGAAATGGTGGCGATTCCATCCTCCATGTCTATTGACGCCCCAGACACGGGTGCGGTGACGGATGATATGAACTCATTATCTAACGCCACATCAGAACTCAATCAGGGTGTCGGCGAACTGAAGCAGGGGATCGCAGAACTAAACGATGGCGCCGCCGTCCTTTACGACGGTTCTGCCGAATACAAAAATGGTATAGGTGAGCTTGATAACGGCTCAGCTGAACTCGTCAAAGGATCGGCGTCGATCCAGTCCGCTCTTCAAAAAATGAGCGAATCAGTCGGAGCAGGTTCTGGTGAAATGAATCTAAGTGATTTGTCTAAGATGGAAGACGGCATACGTCAGGTCGCCGAAGGCCTGAAGGAAGCCGAGAATGGTCTTTCCAATCTAAAAGAGCAGTATGGCAAGGCTCATGGGGCACTAGGCGAGACGATCGAATCGATTCCTGCTTACAATATTACCGAAGAACAAATCCAGGTCTTGTATGAAAGCGGAGCTGACAAGGAAGTCGTCGATCAGCTTGTAGAAACTCATCAGACCGCCGCTGCCACGAAAGAAACCTATGCCAATGTAAAAGAAGTGTTCAATGCCGTCGACCCGGCGCTTGAAACGAGCGCCGGCTCACTGAACGAAATGAGCTCGAGCTTAAGCGCTCTGGCAGATAACCTGGCGAGCAGTCTTGACAGCGTGGACATTGATGAATCTATGAAAGAGCTGCAGGAAGGACTGCAGACCCTGTCGTCCAATTATAATAATTTCCATTCCGGATTAACGGATTATACCGGCGGTGTTTCCGAATTAGCTGGATCTTATCAGGAAATCCACAACGGCTTAGGCGAACTATCAAATGGAACGAGTGAGCTGGAAAATGGGGCAGCTGAACTTCATAATGGAACATCAGAATTAGCGGAATCAACCAGCGACATTCCTGGACAGATGCAAAGTGAAATCGATCAAATGGTGGAGGAATACGATAAATCAGATTTCGAGCCGGTTTCCTTTGTTTCATCTGAGAACGAAAAGGTAGAGTCTGTGCAGTTCGTGATCAAGACGGAAAGCATTAAGAAACCTGAAAAAGAAGAAGAGGCCCCTAAGGAGAAAGAAGAAAAAAGCTTCTGGGACCGCTTCATAGATTTATTCAAATAACATGGAAAAAGCCTTCTCTGTTAAGAGAAGGCTTTAGCTTGTAGAGAAACCATATGCTTACGGACGACCGAAGGATGCAGTAAAGGATCCGGGAAACGGTTCACTTTTAAGTGGGCGTACCATGCTGACTTAAACAACTAATTAAGCTGTCATGCAATACATGACAGCCTGTTCAGTTACTTTGAGCGACTTTTTATTACCAATGGTGTCGGCTTCCGGGGTGGTAATAGTAGGGATTCGCTGGATAATGGCTTCTTCCGTACATACCAGCTTGCCCTTGGCCGCCGCCGGCACCTGGAAGTCCTGGCATCATGCCGCCGCCCGGCATACCGCCTTGGCCGCCACCGGCACCTGGAAGTCCTGGCATCATGCCGCCGCCCGGCATACCGCCTTGACTGCCGCCGGCACCTGGAAGTCCTGGCATCATGCCGCCGCCCGGCATACCGCCTTGGCCGCCGCCGGCACCTGGGAGTCCTGGCATCATGCCGCCGCCCGGCATATCGCCTTGACCGCCACCGGCACCTGGGAATCCTGGCATCATGCCGCCGCCCTGCTCCTGGCCATTTCCGCCATTGCCTTGACCGTTTCCTGTTCCGTTGCCCCCGTTTTGCCCTTGAGGTGCTCCTTCCTGACCAGCTCCTTGAAGAGGAATAGGAAAGCATACGACAGAAAGTTCTTCTTCATCTGATGTCGTAATTGTGCCCTCCATGCCTCCTTCGAATTCGTACTGATCTTTTGGAATACAAATATAGCCCTCCTGCTGACGCGGGTACCAGTGAGGGTGGTAAGGATTATGGTAATACATGAATCATTCGCCTCCTTGATATACACCCTCATCCTATTCATTAAATTTAATTTGGGCACCATCTTTTTCAAAAACTCTTACATTCATTCGAATCATTCGTCCGACATAACCTTGAAAAAATGCTTCTAAAATAGGGGATAATTAAACGGAATGGCGACCTGGTGCTTCTGATAATGGTGCCGATAAAAGGATGGCTCCTATGATTTGTTTTTTCAAATTTATGGAAACTATAATGGGAAAGTGGAGGGGAATTCTATGGATCAATTATTTCGAATATTTCGAAATCGAATCGGCTTTCCTGAAAATGAAAAAATTCCTTTTGAAAAGCTGGATGTCATCCTTCAAAAGGTATCAAGAACCATTCCTTTTGAAAAATTTACGAATTATTTTAGGTGAAAAGCAAAGGATTACGAAAGGACATCTAATAAGTAAGGCGCTCATACATCAAGAAGGCGGGGTCTGCTATGAAATCAATCCGCTTCTTTACTATTTTCTTAAAGAAAATCAGTTTCAGCCGTTGAAGGTTCAGAGACAGGTAAAACCCATGTCGCTCTTCTTCTGAAGCATGAAGGTCAAACGTATATTGTCGATGCCGGGTTTGGCGGGAACTTGCCGTTAACCCCTGTACCTTTAACCGGAAAAAATCCAAACCCCAATTGGAGAATTCTGGGTTATTTCAACCGAGGAGGGCAGCTTTCCCTTGATGATAAAGCTTAAAGACAAAGGTAAAGAATGGAGAACCGGCTACACCTTTGATACATCGGATCTGATAATTGATGTCACAGAATTAAATGCCATGCAGCGCATCATTGTAGAACATGAAAAATCCCCATTTAATAAACATCTATTACTGACCAAATTCACCGAAAACGGAACTGAAGATAACCGATACTTCATGGACTCCCTGGGCAGCAGGGGAAGTAAGAAAAGAGGAAATCGATTCTCTTCGGTTCAACGAACTGGCTAGGGAATATTTTGAACTGAGTTTGAGAAGAAACGTGACCGGTAAATAAAGTAGTATCTATCTAAAAGGGAGGGTTACCTTATATGAATCGTATACAGAAGGGAAAACTTGGACTAGGGACAGCACCATTAGGAAATATGTTCCGTAATATTCCTGAAGAAGAGGCGGCCGACACCGTAGATGCTGCCTGGGAGCATGGGATCCGCTATTTTGACACAGCTCCCTTTTATGGCGCCGGTCTTTCTGAGATCCGCCTCGGAAGAGCATTGTCCAATTACGATCGTGATGATTATGTGTTAAGTACAAAAGTCGGCCGATATATGCTGGATGAAGAAGAAGAGCCAGCTAAAGGTGAACTGTTTGAGCATGGCCGTAACAATAAAGTCGTGACGGACTACAGTGCTGATGCTGTTTTACGCTCAATCGAACAAAGCCTCGAACGTTTGAACACCGACCGTCTCGATGTTGTCTACGTTCATGATGTGGCTCAGGACTTCCACGGGGATGAGTGGCTCTCTCAGCTTGAAATCGCTCGAACAGGCGCCTTTCGCGAACTGTCGCGGTTGCGTGACGAAGGTGTCATCCATTCGTGGGGGATTGGGGTTAACCGTGTGGAACCGATTGAGATCACGCTTGACCTTGAAGA
This window of the Halobacillus sp. Marseille-Q1614 genome carries:
- a CDS encoding PTS sugar transporter subunit IIB; this encodes MKKVLIVCGNGLGSSMIVEMNVKAALKEMGKEADVSHTDLTSAKSEQADLYLGSEDIVGNLEDGNKNVVKLKNLMDKNELREALEQNL
- a CDS encoding BglG family transcription antiterminator, coding for MVLDKRRAHLLSIIQQSTDPVPAKDLVAKMNVSQRTIYYDLDQINSWLRTQNLEPIESIHGKGLLLPDSSKEKLMIQQDQSFEDWQYQLSKQEREILIKAKILLEEHDASMQRFMDLTSMSRGTLAKSIKSIKQEFKEAGLYLYYQKGSGYRLNGSEDAKRTMLSNILATIISHPAWHNVRNEVHKMILPEADTWSQETDQRRSVRNLLFEAEKELGLTLTDEMVEILSLQILMIMKRIKLQKYILVEPEEKQVLQQTEAYQASLLITNKLENLWGVAFPEDEVCFITMNLLGSKVQQDDFSRYSDRELSGLKEVVQQMIADFQLSAFVVFDDKEGLEENLISHIKPTYYRLKYGVQIANDLADTIQETYPDIFHLTKGVMRHLELYVGKTIPDEEVAYITLHFGGWLTKEKKHVETKLRAIIVCENGIGTSNMLRTQLENLIAGLNVITTLSMREYQNNEHQVDVIFSTNYIKPKDIPVIHVPAILTDIEKERVIQRMNELFDSKPPEKNSIDHLMDVIERHATIHQKDELKRELVHLLEKNNPRTKELKKPMLNELLTDQTIQFKDNVQSWEEAIRVAAQPLIDQQSIKPHYVQAMIDNVNELGPYIVIAPGIAIPHARPETGVEQLGMSFLRLKEPVYFSEKEKHRAQLIIVLAAIDNQTHLKALAQLTELLSEEDNVEKLISASDSKTVIDLINQSVEV
- a CDS encoding GyrI-like domain-containing protein; translated protein: MDCKKVNKVFRVVGIKGSGNFCELGKEVPKLAQQFIARKDEIKNHCNTEIALFEPKRDAGHKTGHYYVGLIVNETLREVPFGMEYIEKAQDYVSTRGNINNLDSLHNHLLKWAEGQGYKRDLESYIIETYHPMVNGEEVEIYLPIYN
- a CDS encoding SRPBCC family protein, whose translation is MLDSSRNKRTDSVSRVIKASSQAIYQAFINPEALVSWLPPKGMSGHIDLFDPREGGTYRVTLTYETDHSNPNPGKTSGNTDVAQGKFLELVPDKRIVQSVKFDSEDPSFSGEMTQKWLLEPISEGTKVTIVCENVPEGIRKEDHHTGLMSTLENLAIFTER
- a CDS encoding TetR/AcrR family transcriptional regulator, giving the protein MSEKLDRRKKYTRKVLKESLITLLAQKSISEITVKEVCEIADINRSTFYTHYSDHFDLLDKIEEEITEDMNKYLNSYSYEIEEESIQMTEKILEYIIENKFMFQTLLNKDAAPTFEKRMMELTRGFMVNNWLSENYLKREESKYLSSFVISGAIHVIKDWLANNMDQPPKEMAVMINNFINYGFSYLD
- a CDS encoding RND family transporter, with product MIKHKKSIVFTFLIITLISAVAQFGVSVNHNMVDYLPEEAPSIKAMDLMEEEFDTPMENARVMVEDVSITEALTYKEELEAIDGVSEVTWLDDVVDLKVPLEMADQDILKSYYQKESALFSLNIEEGYEVEATDEIYKLIGKEDALAGEALNTAVSQKMAGSESLYAGALLVPIIILILLLSTNSWIEPVFFLTAIGVSVLINLGTNIFIGEVSFVTQSVAPILQLAVSLDYAIFLLHSFSDYRKETENPGEAMQLAMKRSFPAIAASASTTFFGFTALTFMDFGIGADLGLNLLKGILLSFLSVMVLLPALTLMFYHWIDRTQHRPFVPAFKNIGKNVLKSRFPSLVLVLLLIVPAFLAQSHTTFIYGFGEHPKDTRAAQDEAAIEEAFGKNMPMVLLVPEGDRGKEEELVQDLEDLSQVSSVISYVNMVSTAVPPAYLEKEMTEPFYSDNYARMTLFTETDAEGEAAFSLIEKVQDTADSYYEETHLLGESVTLFDIRNVVQEDNKLVNGLTIITIAIVLLITFRSLSIPVVLLLTIQASVWFNLAVPYFTDTPLVYIGYLLISTIQLAATVDYGILFTENYNYLRKEMPAIKAVKKTIDDKIFAIFISASILSSVGFILGLTSSNPIVSSIGLLLGRGALLAFVMVVFVLPALLLVFDKVIEKTTWKPNFYKGK
- a CDS encoding YhgE/Pip domain-containing protein, with product MKYKRITALFMAFLLVMPAFLVSAEQNKSSEEKTPGGEGSYSEKHEVVYATLNASGNQEEMYGVNNFSIEEPGKIVDHGSYTSVQNLTDLTDIDQNDNRVELTAKEDEFYYQGNLEDTPLPWNIDVSYKLDGEELQPEELLGKDGEFEIQIDTEKNEDADPAFFENYLMQITLTLDSKLYENIEAPDGTVANAGKNRQVTFTAMPEKEGSFTLSADVTDLEMESIEMVAIPSSMSIDAPDTGAVTDDMNSLSNATSELNQGVGELKQGIAELNDGAAVLYDGSAEYKNGIGELDNGSAELVKGSASIQSALQKMSESVGAGSGEMNLSDLSKMEDGIRQVAEGLKEAENGLSNLKEQYGKAHGALGETIESIPAYNITEEQIQVLYESGADKEVVDQLVETHQTAAATKETYANVKEVFNAVDPALETSAGSLNEMSSSLSALADNLASSLDSVDIDESMKELQEGLQTLSSNYNNFHSGLTDYTGGVSELAGSYQEIHNGLGELSNGTSELENGAAELHNGTSELAESTSDIPGQMQSEIDQMVEEYDKSDFEPVSFVSSENEKVESVQFVIKTESIKKPEKEEEAPKEKEEKSFWDRFIDLFK
- a CDS encoding arylamine N-acetyltransferase: MSSFKRYQEPFLLKNLRIILGEKQRITKGHLISKALIHQEGGVCYEINPLLYYFLKENQFQPLKVQRQVKPMSLFF
- a CDS encoding aldo/keto reductase produces the protein MNRIQKGKLGLGTAPLGNMFRNIPEEEAADTVDAAWEHGIRYFDTAPFYGAGLSEIRLGRALSNYDRDDYVLSTKVGRYMLDEEEEPAKGELFEHGRNNKVVTDYSADAVLRSIEQSLERLNTDRLDVVYVHDVAQDFHGDEWLSQLEIARTGAFRELSRLRDEGVIHSWGIGVNRVEPIEITLDLEETKPDLCLLAGRYTLLDHEHALQRLMPKAIKQNVKIVAGGPYNSGVLAGGSHFEYQEASQETLEKVEKIKNIADRHGISVKAAALQFTLAHPAVTAAIPGASRPERIKEDQDALNTEVPAAFWQEMRERKVIAPDAPLPFKK